A window of Candidatus Tanganyikabacteria bacterium genomic DNA:
CCAGGTTGGGGAATGCCAGCATCATCGGCACGACGGCCAGATCCTGGGCGATCAGGATGCCGATGCTCACGCGGCCGTGCAGTGTATCGAGTTCGCCCCTCTCCATGAGGACCTTGAGGGCGATCATCGTGCTGGACAGGGCTACGACGAAACCGAGGAGCAGCCCCGTCCCGAGCGACAGCCCGAAGAAGCGGCCGGCGCCGGTCACGACCATGCACGTCAGGGCGATCTGCGCCCCCGTGCCGAGCAGGGCGACTCGCCACACGGGCGCTATCTCGGCCAGGGAAAATTCGACGCCGAGGGCGAACATCAGCATGATCACGCCGATCTCGGCGAACATCCCGACGGCTTCGGAGTCCGGCACGAGCGCCAGGCCATGCGGCCCGATGATGAGCCCGCCGATGAGGTAGCCGATGACCGGCGGCTGGCGCAGGCGGTGGAACAGGAAGCCCATGACGATGGCCGTCCCCAGGATCGCCGCGAGATCCTGGAGGATCCGGATCGCCTCGACCGCCGCCACGCGCCGCCCTCCCCGACCCAATTGTAGCTGACCGGTTGTCTCCATGCGGGCCGGCATGCTTGCATGGTCGCTCTGGCAGCTCTCGACTATCTAGGAGTCACCGTGGAACGTACTTTCATCGCAGTCAAGCCGGACGGTGTCCAGCGCGGTCTCGTCGGGCAGGTGATCTCGCGCTTCGAGGCCAAGGGCTTCAAGCTGGCCGGGATGAGATTCATGCATCCGAGCCGCGAGCTGGCCGAACGGCATTACGGCGAGCACAAGGGCAAGCCCTTCTTCGACGGCCTGGTGGGCTTCTTCACGAGCGGGCCGATCGTGGCCATGTGCTGGGAAGGCCAGGGCGTCATCGAGGCGGCGCGCGCCATGATGGGCAAGACCAACCCCAGGGACGCGGCGCCCGGCACCCTTCGCGGCGACTTCGCGGTGGATATCGGCCGCAACGTGGTGCACGGCTCGGACTCGCCCGACAGCGCCGCGCGGGAGCTCGGGATCTTCTTCGCCCCCGGCGAACTGGTCGACTGGGCGCGCGACGCCGACCGGCACATCTACGAGTAGCGGCCGTCCGGATCCTGATCAGGCCTTGCCGTCGGGCACGGCGCGCGCTAGCAAGTCCTCCAGCGTGGCCAGCAGGACCTTGGTCGCC
This region includes:
- the ndk gene encoding nucleoside-diphosphate kinase codes for the protein MERTFIAVKPDGVQRGLVGQVISRFEAKGFKLAGMRFMHPSRELAERHYGEHKGKPFFDGLVGFFTSGPIVAMCWEGQGVIEAARAMMGKTNPRDAAPGTLRGDFAVDIGRNVVHGSDSPDSAARELGIFFAPGELVDWARDADRHIYE